The following proteins are encoded in a genomic region of Cryptococcus gattii WM276 chromosome I, complete sequence:
- a CDS encoding Hypothetical Protein (Similar to TIGR gene model, INSD accession AAW45173.1), which yields MIQIRHQMKPSLVILASTIFDWVTSQSASAENLPENLINDVRRLVYSLKLNQASPPGVKDLLEVEMCRKLYWVAYDCDKTNAMYLNPVAIQDWDGTPPLPLEVDDDFITRDDVLLVQPGQQYSYMIGFNCIIRLFQILSQCILRRRLLNSAPSFEFNVWVHGEWVQETMKELRQILADLPPQLRPEPEFQEDSSTSFNGTQAANICITALCVEMALLDLKARFSPDMDIRQDRQSIAHRVFQQLQTIPIECLARNGESMRGKVAHVVLSLLDASRDTSIAQEDPKMGESLWNWWNMYSRVLCLQVIPDHPASAVPTRPGSPVRRRF from the exons ATGATCCAAATCCGACACCAAATGAAACCCAGTCTTGTCATTCTTGCTTCGACAATATT TGATTGGGTCACAAGCCAGTCCGCGAGCGCAGAAAACCTTCCCGAAAACCTCATCAATGATGTCAGGCGATTGGTCTACTCGTTAAAGCTCAACCAAGCTTCTCCACCCGGAGTAAAAGACCTACTCGAGGTGGAAATGTGCCGAAAGCTGTACTGGGTGGCTTATGACTGTGACAA AACAAACGCAATGTACCTCAACCCTGTGGCGATTCAAGACTGGGACGGCACACCGCCTTTGCCTCTTGAAGTCGATGACGACTTTATCACACGCGATGATGTCCTGCTTGTCCAGCCGGGCCAGCAATACTCTTACATGATCGGTTTCAATTGCATCATTCGATTGTTCCAGATCTTATCTCAGTGTATACTGCGACGACGACTGCTAAATTCGGCTCCTTCTTTCGAATTTAACGTTTGGGTACATGGCGAATGGGTTCAAGAAACCATGAAGGAGCTTCGTCAGATCCTCGCGGACCTCCCTCCTCAACTTCGTCCCGAACCGGAATTTCAAGAGGATTCTTCGACTTCATTCAATGGAACGCAAGCGGCCAACATTTGCATCACGGCTCTGTGTGTCGAAATGGCATTG CTCGATCTCAAAGCGCGCTTCTCGCCAGACATGGATATACGTCAAGATCGACAGTCAATAGCACATCGGGTCTTCCAGCAGCTACAAAC CATACCTATCGAATGTCTTGCACGTAATGGTGAGAGCATG CGCGGCAAAGTGGCACATGTCGTGCTTAGTTTGCTGGACGCATCACGGGACACGTCAATAGCGCAAGAGGATCCAAAGATGGGCGAAAGCTTGTGGAATTGGTGGAATATG TACTCTCGTGTATTATGTCTGCAGGTCATACCTGATCACCCTGCATCGGCGGTGCCAACACGGCCTGGTAGTCCGGTCAGGAGAAGATTCTAG
- a CDS encoding Hypothetical Protein (Similar to TIGR gene model, INSD accession AAW45263.1): MPIVTCDQCRTRKVRCMLPSEASGGGSSNRIRPQQRSKCLNCDRRKECCTYDYTPKKTGRPRVGTSSRRAPPTSSIIPFSHRSASPSMSVLRQNSVQALPLNPPQNDSPSVHRSQSPPLRNDQPRKSPATASQTAAHRVRHSTPTMNHFDSPDNFNFLIDDRNFINPPVVDSLYDSFRHLLGTPLPLSFDFTIPSEGEAQFSRQATAQAGSNDPSAFLATREVTENDLLKDQGPSMTQPPGLPFVQDLSGSPTSRTLGRPLEEDRVSFLGPSPSQVPWNELEQSPLTNDSHVPNGLQSHDYGDSCSSSKRSLDLQGILSDSSRTEWLGNSRVISTIESVASWEEVGFFLSLYLKHQHPLLPLVHRPTFAQDVLHRRDRVDEAFRGLLLSIGRLFI, from the exons GTCAGATGCATGCTCCCCAGTGAAGCTTCAGGGGGCGGATCCAGTAATAGAATACGGCCCCAGCAGAGGTCGAAATGTCTCAACTGCGACCGGCGAAAAGAATGTTGTACTTATGACTACACACCCAAAAAGACAGGGCGACCCCGAGT AGGCACATCTTCTCGTAGGGCGCCCCCCACTTCGTCCATCATTCCCTTCTCGCACCGAAGCGCATCGCCGTCTATGTCGGTTTTGCGTCAAAACTCAGTTCAAGCCTTGCCCCTCAACCCACCGCAAAATGATTCGCCTAGTGTTCATCGCAGCCAATCACCTCCATTGCGCAATGATCAGCCCCGCAAATCACCGGCAACGGCATCACAGACCGCAGCCCACCGAGTTCGTCATTCCACGCCCACTATGAATCATTTTGACTCCCCCGACAACTTTAATTTCCTGATCGATGATCGAAATTTTATAAACCCTCCGGTCGTGGACTCCCTATACGACTCTTTTCGGCACCTCTTAGGTACACCTTTGCCTTTGTCATTCGACTTTACAATACCAAGTGAAGGCGAAGCTCAATTTTCTAGGCAAGCAACTGCCCAGGCAGGATCCAACGACCCCAGCGCCTTTCTTGCAACGCGGGAGGTGACGGAGAATGACCTCTTAAAAGACCAGGGCCCTTCCATGACCCAGCCTCCTGGTCTGCCCTTCGTCCAAGATCTGTCAGGAAGTCCAACCAGCCGGACGCTAGGTCGGCCCTTGGAAGAGGATAGAGTGTCATTTTTGGGACCCTCGCCGTCCCAAGTCCCCTGGAACGAATTAGAGCAGTCCCCTTTGACCAATGACAGTCATGTGCCCAATGGCCTGCAGAGTCATGACTATGGTGACTCTTGCTCCTCCAGCAAGCGGTCTCTCGACCTGCAAGGAATATTATCGGATAGTAGTAGAACGGAGTGGCTTGGTAATTCACGCGTCATTTCCACCATCGAATCTGTTGCATCTTGGGAGGAGGTTGGTTTCTTTCTGTCGCTCTATCTCAAACACCAGCATCCGCTCCTACCTCTCGTACACAGACCTACATTTGCCCAAGACGTGTTGCACCGCAGAGATAGAGTCGATGAAGCATTTCGTGGTCTCCTCCTCAGTATCGGTAGGTTGTTCATCTAA